Part of the candidate division KSB1 bacterium genome is shown below.
CGATAATTGAGGTACAAATTCGCAAAGAAACGTATTTCTTTGATGTGGATACTTTGGCGGATTAGGTTATTGGCATAATGAAAGTGCACCGGTAAAGGTGTACTTGAATGGTAAAAAAATGTGTATTATCTTACCCCATTCCATTCAAGGCAGGATCACCTAAGAAGGGTACGATATTGGAATACCATTTGTTATGGTTAATATCACCATACTTCGACTTGCTTTCTCACGCGGGTCACGGCAGCGCCCCAGGCTGTATTCGTCACGCAGAGCGAGGGACGAGATGAACTACTATTGATTCTTGTTGCTTGCCATATAAACATCTTTTGCAAACGACTTACCCGGAGCTCCGGCCGGTTCGCGTTTCGGTGCCTTGGCGTTTGTGCACCACTTTGGGGCTTCGCTTAATGGACATATTCATTTCCACTACATCGTCACAGACGGCGTTTTTCTCCGGGAGCGAAATGGGAGAGGCGCTTTTTTACGAAGCCTATTTCGCATTAATTTATGTTTGGAACCAATGTTCTCATGATTTGCCCCCCCAATTTTGAAGCCGTTGGTGGATCATAATTCGAGAGCACAATCACGATATCCCCAGGACCATACTCGATCTCTAAGACCGCATTGATCCCTTGACCGCCGCCTGCCATGCCAATGCCTCCCCTTAACCTTCTAGGAGCGTGCTCGACATCTTCATAATACTTGGTTCACCATAGCGGTGTATTTAGGACTCAACAGCTTGAAACTTCGAAATGCGTTGATGAATTTTAACAAGTCACCGGC
Proteins encoded:
- a CDS encoding transposase — protein: MHHFGASLNGHIHFHYIVTDGVFLRERNGRGAFLRSLFRINLCLEPMFS